One Citricoccus sp. K5 DNA window includes the following coding sequences:
- the pstS gene encoding phosphate ABC transporter substrate-binding protein PstS produces the protein MKALRIGRYAAVLSVAALALTACGGNGGSTESSAPAGSESGAPAEVSGTLIGGGASSQESAMTAWTNGVTEVHPDLTVQYDPVGSGSGREGFLAGQYSFAGSDAAMDEEEMASAEEICGPEGVFHVPSYISPVAVAFNLEGVDQVNMDAETIAQVFTGEITTWNDPAIADQNPDAELPDTDITVVHRADDSGTTENFTDYLTAAAPESWTYDVVETWPSEITAESAQQTSGVVSLAQSTDGAITYADASQIGELGTVAVQVGEEYVPYSADAAAAAVEKAAPGEAGAVELDRTTTEAGVYPIVLVSYHIFCNQYQDQETADTAKAFGEYVVSEEGQTAAESSAGNAPISEATREAALESIQAISVQG, from the coding sequence GTGAAGGCTCTTCGCATCGGGCGCTACGCCGCCGTCCTGTCTGTCGCCGCCCTGGCCCTGACCGCCTGCGGCGGCAACGGTGGCTCCACCGAGTCCTCCGCTCCGGCCGGCTCCGAGTCGGGTGCCCCGGCCGAGGTCTCGGGCACCCTGATCGGTGGTGGCGCCTCCTCGCAGGAGTCCGCCATGACCGCCTGGACCAACGGTGTCACCGAGGTCCACCCGGACCTGACCGTCCAGTACGACCCGGTGGGCTCCGGCTCCGGCCGCGAGGGCTTCCTGGCCGGCCAGTACTCCTTCGCCGGCTCCGACGCCGCCATGGACGAAGAGGAGATGGCCTCCGCCGAGGAGATCTGTGGCCCGGAGGGTGTCTTCCACGTCCCGTCCTACATTTCCCCGGTTGCCGTCGCCTTCAACCTCGAGGGTGTCGACCAGGTCAACATGGACGCCGAGACCATCGCCCAGGTCTTCACCGGCGAGATCACCACCTGGAACGACCCGGCGATCGCCGACCAGAACCCGGATGCCGAGCTGCCGGACACCGACATCACCGTGGTGCACCGTGCCGATGACTCCGGCACCACCGAGAACTTCACCGACTACCTCACGGCCGCGGCTCCGGAGTCCTGGACCTACGACGTCGTCGAGACCTGGCCCTCTGAGATCACCGCCGAGTCCGCCCAGCAGACCTCCGGTGTCGTCTCCCTGGCCCAGTCCACCGACGGTGCCATCACCTACGCCGATGCCTCCCAGATCGGAGAGCTCGGAACCGTGGCCGTCCAGGTCGGCGAGGAGTACGTGCCGTACTCCGCCGATGCTGCTGCCGCCGCCGTCGAGAAGGCTGCGCCGGGCGAGGCCGGTGCCGTCGAGCTCGACCGCACGACCACCGAGGCCGGCGTCTACCCGATCGTGTTGGTCTCGTACCACATCTTCTGCAACCAGTACCAGGACCAGGAGACCGCTGACACGGCCAAGGCCTTCGGCGAGTACGTGGTGTCCGAGGAGGGTCAGACCGCTGCCGAGTCCTCCGCGGGCAACGCCCCGATCTCCGAGGCCACCCGCGAAGCCGCTCTGGAGTCCATCCAGGCCATCTCCGTCCAGGGTTGA
- a CDS encoding amino-acid N-acetyltransferase, producing the protein MDSTELVIRPARTQDVHAIRALVEPLARERVLLQKEAVAYYEAIQEFMVAEAPDGSLAGFGALHVIWEDIAEVRTLATSSEWRGHGVGHRILDRLLERARALGVSRVFCLTFEVDFFSRHGFTVMADQSVVDPEVYSELLRSQDEGVAEFLDLARVKPNTLGNTRMIVSL; encoded by the coding sequence ATGGACTCCACTGAACTCGTCATCCGGCCCGCGCGCACTCAGGATGTCCATGCCATCCGCGCCCTGGTGGAGCCACTGGCCCGTGAACGCGTGCTGCTGCAGAAGGAGGCCGTGGCCTATTACGAGGCCATCCAGGAGTTCATGGTGGCTGAGGCTCCGGACGGCTCCCTGGCGGGATTCGGCGCCCTCCATGTGATCTGGGAGGACATCGCCGAGGTGCGCACGCTGGCCACCTCTAGCGAATGGCGTGGGCACGGGGTGGGCCATCGCATCCTGGACCGGCTGCTGGAGCGGGCCCGCGCACTGGGAGTGTCCAGGGTGTTCTGCCTGACGTTCGAGGTCGACTTCTTCAGCCGCCACGGATTCACGGTCATGGCAGACCAGTCGGTCGTCGACCCGGAGGTGTACTCCGAGCTGCTGCGCTCACAGGACGAGGGCGTGGCCGAGTTCCTGGACCTGGCCCGCGTCAAGCCCAACACCCTCGGCAACACCCGCATGATCGTCTCCCTGTAG
- the radA gene encoding DNA repair protein RadA, which translates to MATKTSRRVNPGYRCSECGWTTAKWVGRCGECQAWGTVTEAGADASSGRTPAAMVATPAVPIGEVDASQARFHTTGVSELDRVLGGGLVPGAVVLMAGEPGIGKSTLLLDVAAKVARHRRPEGSTRSVLYVTGEESAAQVRLRADRIGAVADTLFLAAETDLGRALGQIEKAEPDLLIVDSVQTLQSQSVDGTAGGVTQVREVAASLINEAKSRNMTTVLVGHVTKDGSIAGPRLLEHLVDVVCQFEGERHSRLRLVRAVKNRYGPTDEVGCFDLGDAGIVSLEDPSGLFLSGTLNPVEGTCVTVTLEGRRPLVAEVQSLLTPSGQGSPRRTVSGLDSARINMILAVLQRRAGFPLNQDDCYVATVGGVRLTEPASDLAAALAIASAKLNAVVPKGLIAFGELGLAGEVRPVPGIGRRIREAARLGFRRAVVPKSPEPLGELPDGVAVAEVRTLTEALETMKEWAS; encoded by the coding sequence ATGGCGACGAAGACCAGCAGACGTGTGAACCCCGGCTACCGCTGCAGCGAGTGCGGGTGGACGACCGCCAAGTGGGTGGGTCGGTGCGGCGAGTGCCAGGCCTGGGGCACGGTGACCGAGGCCGGCGCGGACGCCTCGTCCGGCCGGACCCCCGCCGCCATGGTCGCGACTCCGGCCGTGCCGATCGGTGAGGTCGACGCCTCACAGGCCCGCTTCCACACCACCGGGGTGTCCGAACTGGACCGGGTGCTCGGCGGGGGACTGGTTCCGGGCGCGGTGGTGTTGATGGCCGGCGAGCCCGGCATCGGCAAATCCACCCTGCTGCTGGACGTGGCCGCCAAGGTGGCCCGGCACCGGCGTCCGGAGGGTTCCACGCGGTCCGTCCTGTACGTGACCGGGGAGGAGTCCGCGGCCCAGGTGCGGCTGCGTGCCGACCGGATCGGCGCCGTCGCCGACACCCTGTTCCTGGCCGCCGAGACGGATCTCGGCCGGGCCCTGGGCCAGATCGAGAAGGCCGAGCCGGACCTGCTGATCGTGGACTCCGTCCAGACCCTGCAGTCCCAGTCCGTGGACGGCACCGCCGGGGGCGTCACCCAGGTGCGCGAGGTGGCGGCCAGCCTGATCAACGAGGCCAAGAGCCGGAACATGACCACCGTGCTCGTGGGCCACGTGACCAAGGACGGCTCCATCGCCGGCCCCCGCCTGTTGGAGCACCTGGTGGACGTGGTATGCCAGTTCGAGGGTGAACGGCATTCACGCCTGCGCCTGGTCCGGGCCGTGAAGAACCGCTATGGGCCGACGGACGAGGTGGGGTGCTTCGACTTGGGGGATGCCGGCATCGTCTCCCTGGAGGACCCCTCGGGACTGTTCCTGTCCGGGACCCTGAATCCCGTGGAGGGCACCTGCGTGACGGTGACCCTGGAGGGTCGGCGGCCCCTGGTGGCAGAGGTCCAGTCCCTGCTGACACCGTCCGGGCAGGGCAGCCCCCGCCGGACCGTCAGCGGGCTGGACTCGGCCCGGATCAACATGATCCTGGCCGTCCTGCAGCGCCGTGCGGGCTTCCCCCTGAACCAGGACGACTGTTATGTGGCCACCGTGGGCGGGGTGCGGCTGACCGAGCCGGCGTCTGACCTGGCGGCGGCCCTGGCCATCGCGAGCGCCAAGCTCAATGCGGTGGTGCCCAAGGGTCTGATCGCCTTCGGGGAATTGGGACTGGCCGGAGAGGTCCGCCCCGTGCCCGGCATCGGCCGGCGCATTCGGGAGGCCGCCCGGTTGGGATTCCGCCGCGCCGTGGTGCCGAAGTCCCCCGAACCGCTGGGTGAGTTGCCGGACGGCGTGGCGGTGGCCGAGGTCCGCACGCTGACGGAGGCACTGGAGACCATGAAGGAGTGGGCCTCCTGA
- a CDS encoding A/G-specific adenine glycosylase, producing the protein MSAPVITSTLHHRVNDWFSLHARDLPWRHPECSPWGVLVSEIMLQQTPVVRVLPVWTAWMERWPTPRDLAAEPPGEVIRAWGRLGYPRRALRLQAAAAEIAGSHGNRVPDRVDQLLALPGVGAYTAAAVACFAFDQPEVVVDTNIRRAHARMVSGRALPEESLTTAEMALARDLMPEDPEQACRWNAAVMELGALICTARSPQCELCPVADLCAWRAAGMPEPHYKPTGQAWAGTDRQVRGAIMAVLRDRGSVALSALPALTTSGGTLGVHRPEAAQYERCVDSLVSDGLAIRNGNGPEAMLSLPG; encoded by the coding sequence ATGTCTGCGCCGGTGATCACGTCTACCCTCCACCACCGGGTCAACGACTGGTTCTCCCTCCACGCCCGGGATCTGCCGTGGCGTCACCCGGAGTGCAGCCCGTGGGGTGTCCTCGTCAGTGAGATCATGCTGCAGCAGACCCCCGTGGTGCGGGTGCTGCCCGTCTGGACGGCCTGGATGGAACGCTGGCCCACGCCGCGGGACCTGGCCGCAGAGCCACCGGGCGAGGTCATCCGCGCCTGGGGCCGTCTGGGATATCCACGCCGGGCCCTCCGGCTCCAGGCTGCCGCCGCCGAGATCGCCGGGTCCCACGGGAATCGGGTGCCGGACCGTGTCGACCAACTCCTCGCCCTGCCCGGCGTCGGTGCCTACACGGCCGCCGCCGTCGCCTGCTTCGCCTTCGATCAGCCTGAGGTGGTCGTGGACACCAACATCCGCCGGGCACACGCGAGGATGGTCTCCGGCCGGGCGCTACCGGAGGAATCCCTGACCACCGCTGAGATGGCCTTGGCCCGGGACCTCATGCCCGAGGATCCGGAACAGGCCTGCCGGTGGAATGCCGCGGTGATGGAACTGGGGGCGCTGATCTGCACGGCCCGCTCCCCCCAATGCGAGCTATGCCCGGTGGCGGACCTCTGCGCCTGGCGAGCGGCCGGCATGCCGGAGCCGCACTACAAGCCCACGGGCCAGGCCTGGGCCGGCACCGACCGCCAAGTGCGGGGCGCCATCATGGCCGTGCTCCGCGACCGCGGCTCGGTGGCACTGTCCGCACTTCCCGCACTCACGACGTCGGGCGGCACCTTGGGCGTGCATCGTCCCGAGGCCGCCCAGTATGAGCGGTGCGTGGACAGCCTGGTGTCAGACGGGCTGGCCATCCGGAACGGCAACGGCCCGGAGGCCATGCTCAGCCTGCCTGGCTGA
- the pstA gene encoding phosphate ABC transporter permease PstA produces MTTSTDTTQRGTSPQPGGTRKNSLTAGQMPRWTWIAVAIGALVLAAGLTALLGGGSFSWTGWLIFAAVLYIVGMYVTTYVIENKRRATDGIWRNLVWSAFILALIPLISVIWTVFANGLPTLLANPQLLWTDMAGVTGADDIATQNEGASLQGGFLHGLAGTLMITLMATIISVPIGLLTSIFLVEYSRGGWFSRSIVFFVDVMTGIPSIVAGLFAFAVVELFITTFIGESPRHVQMIKMGLTAAIALSVLMIPVVVRSTEEMLRVVPNELREASYALGVRKWRTIFKVVLPTAMSGIASGITLAIARVTGETAPILVTAGYAAATNWNPFGEWMTALPVFIYRQLMNPTAPAAGMPSADRAWAAALVLIVIVMLLNLAARVIAKAFAPKTGR; encoded by the coding sequence ATGACCACCTCAACTGACACCACCCAGCGGGGAACCAGCCCGCAGCCGGGCGGAACCAGGAAGAACTCCCTGACCGCCGGCCAGATGCCGCGCTGGACCTGGATCGCCGTCGCCATCGGTGCGCTGGTCCTCGCCGCCGGCCTGACGGCCCTGCTGGGCGGCGGGTCCTTCAGCTGGACCGGCTGGCTGATCTTCGCCGCGGTCCTCTACATCGTCGGCATGTACGTCACCACCTACGTCATCGAGAACAAGCGCCGTGCCACGGACGGCATCTGGCGCAACCTCGTGTGGTCCGCCTTCATCCTGGCCCTCATCCCGCTGATCTCCGTGATCTGGACCGTGTTCGCCAACGGTCTGCCCACCCTGCTGGCCAATCCGCAGCTGCTGTGGACGGACATGGCAGGCGTGACCGGCGCGGATGACATCGCGACACAGAATGAGGGCGCCTCCCTGCAGGGCGGCTTCCTGCACGGTCTGGCCGGCACCCTGATGATCACGCTGATGGCCACGATCATCTCGGTGCCGATCGGCCTGCTGACCTCGATCTTCCTGGTGGAGTACAGCCGGGGCGGCTGGTTCTCCCGCTCCATCGTGTTCTTCGTGGACGTCATGACCGGCATCCCCTCGATCGTGGCCGGCCTGTTCGCGTTCGCCGTGGTGGAACTGTTCATCACCACGTTCATCGGGGAGTCGCCGCGGCACGTGCAGATGATCAAGATGGGCCTCACGGCGGCCATCGCCCTGTCCGTGCTGATGATCCCCGTGGTGGTCCGGTCCACCGAGGAGATGCTCCGGGTGGTCCCGAACGAGCTCCGGGAGGCGTCCTACGCCCTCGGTGTGCGCAAGTGGCGGACCATCTTCAAGGTCGTGCTCCCCACGGCCATGTCCGGTATCGCCTCCGGCATCACCCTGGCCATCGCCCGCGTCACGGGCGAGACGGCACCGATCCTGGTGACCGCGGGCTATGCGGCGGCGACCAACTGGAACCCGTTCGGCGAATGGATGACGGCCCTGCCGGTGTTCATCTACCGCCAGCTGATGAACCCGACCGCGCCGGCCGCCGGCATGCCCTCGGCGGACCGTGCCTGGGCCGCGGCCCTGGTCCTGATCGTCATCGTGATGCTGCTGAACCTGGCCGCACGCGTCATCGCCAAGGCGTTCGCGCCGAAGACCGGCCGCTAA
- a CDS encoding aromatic acid exporter family protein, whose protein sequence is MEQQPASGSSWTRTVTKARQWWARTWSFATRRARSGASRVTSALVPAAVTSLCAVLAYVFAELVLGHQDPLFAATAALIALGFNRDPKVRKVLEVAIGCTLGILIGDLMQAVLGQGYWQAVLVVYTSILVARFIDSGATFTLQMSLQSVLVVLLPAAEGGPFTRSQDAVVGGLIALVVTLLMPKNLRKEAATGLRDLYGTLTRALRDCSEALRSHESRTAWMGLVACRGTQTAVENLRKDVKNARELATFSPTKRRARPELDETAHTVEMSDLAVRSMRVVARRVISVIDNGALDDEGTRLLADWFDEAADAVGILGRSLGEPAAAGRHKSLSVARDALGGAAARLEPAELGATTLHAEALVMLLRPMMVDLIEATGSSHDEAVGYLPRL, encoded by the coding sequence ATGGAGCAGCAGCCCGCGTCCGGCTCCTCCTGGACGAGAACGGTGACGAAGGCACGGCAGTGGTGGGCCCGCACGTGGTCCTTCGCCACCCGCCGGGCACGCTCAGGCGCCTCCCGGGTCACCTCGGCGCTGGTCCCTGCGGCCGTGACCTCCCTGTGCGCAGTCCTGGCCTACGTCTTCGCCGAGCTCGTCCTGGGTCACCAGGATCCCCTGTTCGCCGCTACGGCAGCGCTGATCGCCCTCGGCTTCAACCGGGATCCGAAGGTGCGCAAGGTCCTCGAAGTGGCCATCGGCTGCACCCTGGGCATCCTCATCGGAGACCTGATGCAGGCCGTTCTGGGCCAGGGCTACTGGCAGGCCGTGCTGGTGGTCTACACCTCCATCCTGGTGGCCCGGTTCATCGACTCCGGGGCCACCTTCACGCTGCAGATGAGCTTGCAGTCCGTTCTGGTGGTGCTCCTGCCCGCAGCGGAGGGCGGGCCGTTCACGCGCAGCCAGGACGCCGTCGTCGGCGGCCTCATCGCCCTCGTGGTGACACTGCTGATGCCGAAGAACCTGCGCAAGGAGGCCGCTACCGGGCTGCGGGATCTCTACGGGACGCTCACGCGCGCCCTACGCGACTGCTCGGAGGCCCTGCGCTCCCATGAGTCCCGGACCGCGTGGATGGGGCTGGTGGCCTGCCGCGGCACGCAGACGGCCGTGGAGAACCTGCGCAAGGACGTCAAGAACGCCCGCGAGCTGGCCACCTTCTCCCCCACCAAACGCCGCGCCCGGCCGGAGCTGGACGAGACGGCCCACACCGTGGAGATGTCCGATCTGGCGGTGCGGAGCATGCGCGTCGTCGCCCGCCGCGTCATCAGCGTGATCGACAACGGCGCCTTGGACGACGAGGGGACCAGATTGCTGGCGGACTGGTTCGATGAGGCCGCGGACGCCGTCGGAATCCTGGGCCGGTCGCTGGGAGAGCCGGCGGCAGCCGGTCGGCACAAGTCGCTCTCCGTGGCCCGGGACGCCCTCGGTGGGGCGGCCGCGCGGCTCGAACCAGCCGAGCTGGGCGCCACCACACTGCACGCTGAGGCGCTCGTCATGCTGCTCCGCCCCATGATGGTCGACCTCATCGAGGCCACCGGCTCCTCCCACGACGAGGCCGTCGGGTACCTGCCGCGCCTCTGA
- a CDS encoding CsbD family protein → MGTGDRFENKADEVKGQAKQGLGEATDNDRLKNEGRADEAKAGIKDKVEDVKDAAKDLFGGNKNN, encoded by the coding sequence ATGGGTACCGGAGATCGCTTTGAGAACAAGGCCGATGAGGTCAAGGGCCAGGCCAAGCAGGGTCTGGGCGAGGCGACGGACAACGACCGTCTGAAGAACGAGGGCCGGGCCGATGAGGCCAAGGCCGGTATCAAGGACAAGGTCGAGGACGTCAAGGACGCTGCCAAGGACCTCTTCGGCGGAAACAAGAACAACTGA
- the pstB gene encoding phosphate ABC transporter ATP-binding protein PstB: MSKRIEAIDLNVYYGNFLAVEGVNINIEPRSVTAFIGPSGCGKTTFLRTINRMHEVLPGARAEGRLLLDGEDVYASGVDPVTVRTQVGMVFQRPNPFPTMSIRDNILAGHKLNGARMSRSEADGIVEKSLRGANLWNEVKDRLDKPGSGLSGGQQQRLCIARSIAVEPDVILMDEPCSALDPISTLAIEDLINELKNEFTVVIVTHNMQQAARVADKTAFFNIAGTGKPGKLIEYDETSVIFNNPANKQTEDYVSGRFG; this comes from the coding sequence ATGTCAAAGCGCATCGAAGCCATTGACCTCAACGTCTACTACGGCAACTTCCTGGCTGTGGAAGGCGTCAACATCAACATCGAACCCCGGTCCGTCACCGCGTTCATCGGCCCCTCGGGCTGTGGCAAGACGACCTTCCTGCGGACCATCAACCGCATGCACGAGGTACTCCCCGGCGCGCGCGCCGAGGGACGGCTGCTCCTGGACGGCGAGGACGTCTACGCCTCGGGCGTGGACCCGGTGACCGTCCGCACCCAGGTGGGCATGGTCTTCCAGCGACCGAACCCCTTCCCCACCATGTCCATCCGGGACAACATCCTGGCCGGCCACAAGCTGAACGGCGCCCGGATGTCCCGCTCGGAGGCGGACGGGATCGTGGAGAAGTCCCTGCGCGGCGCCAACCTCTGGAACGAGGTCAAGGACCGGCTGGACAAGCCCGGCTCCGGCCTGTCCGGTGGCCAGCAGCAGCGCCTGTGCATCGCCCGCTCCATCGCCGTGGAGCCGGACGTGATCCTCATGGACGAGCCCTGCTCCGCCCTGGACCCGATCTCCACCCTGGCGATCGAGGACCTGATCAACGAGCTGAAGAACGAGTTCACCGTGGTGATCGTGACGCACAATATGCAGCAGGCCGCTCGCGTGGCGGACAAGACGGCGTTCTTCAACATCGCCGGCACCGGCAAGCCGGGCAAGCTCATCGAATACGACGAGACGTCCGTCATCTTCAACAACCCGGCCAACAAGCAGACGGAGGACTACGTCTCCGGCCGCTTCGGCTGA
- the pstC gene encoding phosphate ABC transporter permease subunit PstC codes for MTETATEPAKKSSLTASSGGAAGDKVFSGLALAAGVVILMVLAFVAIFLVVESLPALWPEVFSDEESIESADTFWQYVWPLMAGTLIASIIAILLATPVAVGIALYISHYAPRSVATPVGYIIDLLAAIPSVVFGAWGMTTLAGGVVPIYKWLHEYLGWIPLFGGDAGNTGRALLTSAIVLAVMILPIITSLCREIFIQTPKLHEEAALALGATRWEMIRMTVFPFARAGIISSIMLGLGRALGETMAVTLVLSPGIFSWSIITSGRNATIPSEIALNFPEAFGMRQSELIAAGLMLFIITLVVNMIARWIVNRHKEFSGAN; via the coding sequence GTGACTGAAACAGCCACTGAGCCGGCGAAGAAGTCGTCGCTCACGGCGTCGAGCGGCGGTGCCGCAGGGGACAAGGTCTTCTCCGGCCTGGCCCTCGCGGCCGGCGTCGTCATCCTGATGGTCCTGGCGTTCGTCGCGATCTTCCTGGTGGTCGAATCCCTGCCGGCCCTGTGGCCGGAGGTCTTCTCCGATGAGGAGAGCATCGAGAGCGCGGACACGTTCTGGCAGTACGTCTGGCCGCTCATGGCCGGCACGCTGATCGCCTCGATCATCGCCATCCTGCTGGCCACCCCGGTGGCGGTGGGGATCGCGCTCTACATCTCGCACTACGCCCCCAGGTCGGTGGCGACCCCGGTCGGCTACATCATCGACCTGCTGGCGGCCATCCCGTCCGTGGTCTTCGGCGCGTGGGGAATGACCACGCTGGCCGGCGGTGTGGTGCCCATCTACAAGTGGCTGCACGAGTACCTGGGCTGGATCCCGCTGTTCGGCGGCGATGCCGGCAACACCGGCCGGGCCCTGTTGACGTCCGCGATCGTGCTGGCCGTGATGATCCTGCCGATCATCACGTCCCTCTGCCGCGAGATCTTCATCCAGACCCCCAAGCTGCACGAGGAAGCCGCCCTGGCGCTCGGTGCCACCCGCTGGGAGATGATCAGGATGACCGTCTTCCCGTTCGCCCGCGCCGGAATCATCTCCTCGATCATGCTGGGCCTGGGCCGCGCCCTCGGCGAGACCATGGCCGTCACCCTGGTGCTCTCCCCGGGCATCTTCTCCTGGAGCATCATCACCTCCGGGCGGAATGCGACCATCCCGTCTGAGATCGCGCTGAACTTCCCCGAGGCGTTCGGCATGCGCCAGTCCGAGCTGATTGCAGCCGGCCTGATGCTGTTCATCATCACCCTCGTGGTCAACATGATCGCGCGCTGGATCGTCAACCGGCACAAGGAATTCTCGGGAGCGAACTGA
- a CDS encoding inorganic phosphate transporter → MSPLVLVLLCLVLALTVGYGLLNGMRDAPNAIALPVRSRALTPGVALLLAAVMNLGGGILSGGLLTAVWQELPPAIPNGGPGLLMAVVALAVAIGWGWFAWQRGLPVSMTHALIAGLIGAGVALTVTGDASFEGIWSPALVTAMLAGLLLTPLLGCFLSWILVTPATWVARDAAPGTVNHTARMGLAITGAANALGHGVQSGQRMTFMVAIALTAIGRPDAMGWWVPVAAGLTLAIGTLFGGWRVAHTLTEKLVHLDPLRSAVASTVSAGLLFVGSFALHLPLSSTHAAAATILGAGQNQRYTAVRWQQVQRVIGYWFATLVAPAAVALILAAAASPLF, encoded by the coding sequence GTGTCCCCCCTCGTTCTGGTCCTGCTGTGCCTGGTCCTCGCCCTCACAGTCGGGTACGGGTTGCTCAACGGCATGCGGGACGCCCCCAATGCCATCGCCCTACCCGTCCGCAGCCGGGCCCTCACTCCCGGGGTGGCCCTGCTCCTGGCCGCTGTGATGAACCTCGGTGGCGGCATCCTGTCCGGTGGCCTGCTGACCGCCGTGTGGCAGGAGCTTCCCCCCGCCATCCCCAACGGCGGACCGGGCCTGCTGATGGCCGTCGTCGCCCTGGCCGTGGCGATCGGGTGGGGGTGGTTCGCCTGGCAGCGCGGCCTGCCCGTGTCCATGACGCATGCGCTCATCGCCGGTCTCATCGGGGCAGGCGTGGCCCTGACCGTGACCGGTGACGCATCCTTCGAGGGAATCTGGTCCCCCGCGCTGGTCACCGCGATGCTGGCGGGACTGCTGCTGACCCCGCTGCTGGGGTGCTTCCTGTCCTGGATCCTCGTCACCCCGGCCACCTGGGTGGCCCGCGATGCCGCACCGGGCACGGTCAATCACACCGCCCGCATGGGGCTGGCGATCACCGGTGCCGCCAACGCCCTCGGCCACGGCGTGCAGTCCGGCCAGCGCATGACCTTCATGGTCGCCATCGCCCTCACCGCCATCGGCCGGCCCGATGCCATGGGCTGGTGGGTTCCGGTGGCAGCCGGTCTCACCCTGGCCATCGGCACCCTGTTCGGCGGGTGGCGCGTTGCCCACACCCTCACGGAGAAGCTCGTGCACCTGGACCCGCTGCGCTCCGCGGTGGCCTCGACCGTCAGCGCCGGGCTGCTGTTCGTGGGCTCGTTCGCCCTCCACCTGCCGTTGTCCTCCACCCACGCCGCGGCGGCGACCATCCTGGGCGCCGGCCAGAACCAGCGTTACACCGCGGTCCGTTGGCAGCAGGTCCAGCGGGTGATCGGCTACTGGTTCGCGACCTTGGTGGCGCCCGCGGCCGTGGCGCTCATCCTCGCCGCAGCCGCCAGCCCGCTGTTCTGA